One Stigmatella aurantiaca genomic region harbors:
- a CDS encoding inorganic pyrophosphatase, with the protein MKKPKSPPMAYQAHPWHGVSAGESAPEVVTAYIEIVPTDALKYEIDKETGILMLDRPQQFSSQCPTLYGFIPQTYCGEQVALRAADRTGRRDIQGDGDPMDICVLTEKSISSGNLLVRAVPIGGFRMIDGEEADDKILAVLESDLVYGEMQHVAQCPRAMVDRLKHYFLTYKQIPGEGKRRVEIAEVYDRSEALEVIRRSMKDYQRLYAPAAPKAAKPRRRKK; encoded by the coding sequence ATGAAAAAGCCGAAGTCACCCCCCATGGCTTATCAGGCCCATCCCTGGCACGGCGTCAGCGCTGGCGAATCGGCACCCGAAGTCGTCACGGCCTATATCGAAATCGTCCCCACGGACGCCCTGAAGTATGAAATCGACAAGGAGACCGGCATCCTGATGCTGGACCGGCCGCAGCAGTTCTCCAGCCAGTGCCCCACGCTCTACGGCTTCATTCCGCAGACGTACTGTGGCGAGCAGGTGGCCCTGCGCGCCGCGGACCGCACCGGCCGTAGGGACATCCAGGGCGACGGGGATCCGATGGACATCTGCGTGCTGACCGAGAAGTCCATCTCCAGCGGCAACCTGCTGGTGCGCGCGGTGCCCATCGGCGGCTTCCGGATGATCGACGGCGAGGAGGCCGACGACAAGATCCTCGCCGTGCTGGAGTCGGATCTCGTCTACGGCGAGATGCAGCACGTGGCCCAGTGCCCGCGCGCCATGGTGGACCGGCTCAAGCACTACTTCCTCACGTACAAGCAGATTCCGGGAGAGGGCAAGCGCCGGGTGGAGATCGCCGAGGTGTATGACCGCTCCGAGGCTCTGGAAGTCATCCGCCGCAGCATGAAGGACTACCAGCGCCTGTATGCGCCGGCGGCGCCGAAGGCCGCGAAGCCGCGCCGCCGCAAGAAGTGA
- the epmA gene encoding EF-P lysine aminoacylase EpmA, which produces MPNPVQWRAALGRQMLYAALRRFFGGQGYLEVETPLLVPTPGMEPHITAFEVPFVPETDVGRARTLYLHTSPEYAMKRMLADGAPGPLFQICKVFRNGEVSATHNPEFTMLEFYRPNADYHAIMADLEQALAEAGRSAAPGEPGADPAFFTRLPYERLTVRDAVLRATGVDLRACPDGPSLKRAAEAAGVRTGDAVSFDDVFFHLFLQKVERGLGHERPTFLIEYPASMASLSRLKPGEPAVAERVELYAKGLELANGFSELTDAVEQRARLVEEQALRRELGRTVYPLDERFLAAVGQMPPSAGIAVGLDRILMLLMGVNSIAGVLLFPAHEFV; this is translated from the coding sequence ATGCCCAATCCAGTCCAGTGGCGGGCGGCCCTCGGCCGTCAAATGTTGTATGCAGCCCTCCGGCGCTTCTTCGGGGGCCAGGGGTACCTCGAGGTGGAGACCCCGCTGCTCGTCCCCACCCCCGGCATGGAGCCCCACATCACCGCCTTCGAGGTGCCCTTCGTCCCCGAGACGGACGTGGGGCGGGCCCGGACGCTCTACCTGCACACCAGCCCCGAGTACGCCATGAAGCGCATGCTGGCGGACGGGGCCCCGGGGCCGCTCTTCCAGATTTGCAAGGTCTTCCGGAACGGCGAAGTGTCCGCCACCCACAACCCCGAGTTCACGATGCTGGAGTTCTACCGGCCGAACGCGGACTACCACGCCATCATGGCGGACCTGGAGCAGGCGCTGGCGGAGGCGGGCCGCTCGGCGGCGCCGGGCGAGCCGGGGGCGGATCCCGCCTTCTTCACCCGGCTGCCCTACGAGCGACTCACCGTGCGGGACGCCGTCCTGCGGGCCACGGGGGTGGACCTCCGGGCCTGTCCGGATGGGCCCTCCCTCAAGCGGGCGGCGGAGGCGGCCGGGGTGCGCACCGGGGACGCGGTGAGCTTCGACGACGTCTTCTTCCACCTGTTCCTGCAGAAGGTGGAGCGGGGGCTGGGCCACGAGCGGCCCACCTTCCTCATCGAATACCCGGCCTCCATGGCCTCCCTGTCGCGGCTCAAGCCGGGGGAGCCCGCGGTGGCCGAGCGCGTGGAGCTGTATGCCAAGGGGCTGGAGCTGGCCAACGGCTTCTCGGAGCTGACGGACGCGGTGGAGCAGCGGGCCCGGCTCGTGGAGGAGCAGGCCCTGCGCCGGGAGCTGGGCCGCACGGTGTACCCGCTGGACGAGCGCTTCCTGGCCGCCGTGGGCCAGATGCCCCCGTCGGCGGGGATCGCCGTGGGGCTCGACCGCATCCTGATGCTGCTGATGGGAGTCAACAGTATCGCCGGCGTCCTGCTCTTTCCCGCGCACGAGTTCGTATGA